One stretch of Arachis hypogaea cultivar Tifrunner chromosome 20, arahy.Tifrunner.gnm2.J5K5, whole genome shotgun sequence DNA includes these proteins:
- the LOC112783721 gene encoding uncharacterized protein codes for MSKKALSILMRARMRPNSNSNHSVSPLSLTNAVKQMQRHRNSREGQSAGGASREENSASNDSGSSEREFMHVRASMDSAVSMNKTEFLDDALNNFSEGYFSFSHENRRKLLLLLAREYDLNRSQVCELIKQYLALELPADKAQVSEEEGLFASFYRIERNLRHALKPVYEVLFERLNTHPGGLRFLSILRADILYILTEENIASLRALDSYLHEKLSTWLSPATLELHQITWDDPASLLEKIVAYEAVHPISNLLDLKRRLGIGRRCFGYLHPAIPGEPLIFIEVALLKNIAHSIQDVLEDSPPIPESEATCALFYSISSTQPGLAGINLGKFLIKRVITLVKREMPHISTFATLSPIPGFMQWLLSKLACQKRLAEGDMSQTLTEGSNLTFYEKILKPEEEEALMSLPKDLAMGQTGMETMFNLLTSTSYKWIHSSELVSVLKSPLMRLCARYILQEKKRGKALDSVANFHLQNGAMVERINWMADRSENGLSQSAGIMVNYVYRLGHIEEYAHSYFSNGEIHASSDLRHYVESDKKQ; via the exons ATGAGCAAAAAAGCTTTGTCCATCTTGATGCGCGCCAGAATGAGGCCTAACAGTAATTCCAACCATTctgtctctcctctctctctaacC AACGCCGTGAAGCAAATGCAGCGGCACCGGAATTCCCGAGAAGGCCAATCAGCTGGAGGTGCTTCGAGAGAAGAAAATTCAGCTTCTAATGACTCCGGCAGTTCTGAGAG AGAGTTTATGCATGTCCGTGCCTCAATGGACTCTGCGGTATCAATGAACAAGACGGAATTTCTAGATGATGCGCTTAATAACTTCTCAGAG GGCTATTTTAGCTTTTCTCATGAAAACCGTCGCAAGTTGCTCCTACTCCTTGCTAGGGAGTATGATCTCAATAGGTCACAGGTTTGTGAACTGATAAAACAGTACCTTGCACTTGAACTTCCTGCTG ACAAAGCTCAAGTGAGTGAAGAAGAAGGCTTGTTTGCTTCTTTCTATCGCATTGAGCGAAACTTGAGGCATGCACTTAAGCCAGTTTATGAAGTCCTTTTTGAGCGCCTCAACACTCATCCTGGAGGGTTGAGGTTCTTGTCCATCCTTCGTGCTGATATCCTATATATTCTCAC AGAGGAAAATATTGCATCTCTGAGAGCATTAGATTCTTATTTACACGAGAAACTGAGTACGTGGCTTAGTCCTGCTACCTTAGAGCTTCACCAAATTACATGGGATGATCCTGCTTCTCTTCTGGAGAAAATTGTTGCATACGAA GCTGTGCACCCTATCAGCAACCTTCTAGATCTAAAGAGAAGGCTAGGAATTGGCCGTCGTTGTTTTGGATATTTACATCCTGCAATTCCTG GTGAACCTCTAATTTTCATTGAAGTTGCACTGCTGAAGAATATTGCCCATTCTATTCAG GACGTTCTGGAGGATAGTCCTCCTATACCTGAAAGTGAGGCAACCTGTGCACTATTCTACTCTATATCATCAACTCAg CCTGGCTTAGCAGGGATCAATCTAGGGAAGTTTCTTATCAAACGTGTTATAACGCTGGTGAAAAGAGAGATGCCACATATATCT ACCTTTGCAACTCTCAGTCCCATCCCAGGATTCATGCAGTGGCTCTTGTCCAAATTGGCATGTCAAAAAAGGCTCGCTGAAGGAGACATGTCACAAACTCTTACTGAGGGATCCAATTTGACTTTCTATGAGAAGATACTTAAGCCAGAGGAGGAAGAAGCACTTATGAGTTTACCGAA GGATCTTGCAATGGGACAAACTGGTATGGAAACCATGTTCAACTTGCTTACTTCTACATCCTATAAGTGGATCCATTCGTCAGAACTTGTGTCAGTGTTAAAGTCTCCTTTGATGCGTTTATGTGCGAG ATACATTCTGCAAGAGAAGAAAAGAGGGAAGGCTTTGGATTCTGTAGCAAATTTTCACTTGCAAAATGGAGCG ATGGTTGAAAGAATAAACTGGATGGCAGACCGATCTGAAAATGGCCTTTCCCAAAGTGCGGGCATCATGGTCAACTATGTTTATAG ATTGGGGCACATAGAAGAGTACGCTCATTCGTATTTCAGCAATGGGGAAATTCATGCCTCAAGTGATCTCCGTCACTATGTTGAG AGTGACAAGAAACAATGA
- the LOC112783723 gene encoding chaperonin-like RBCX protein 1, chloroplastic — protein sequence MESYYATLALPHLPNSNYAYSSSMPSSNKVYPFWPCKRRSSQSTRLQCSKMFVPGFGEASPEQKAANNLHNFFNYTAVKIVAAQLESYNPEAYEELMEFLSRHSLNDGDKFCASMMRESSRHKNLALRIMEVRSAYCKNDFEWDNLKRLAVKMVDDSNTRLMMDYVVETTPVETEK from the exons ATGGAATCTTATTATGCAACTCTAGCACTTCCTCACCTTCCAAATTCTAATTATGCCTACTCTTCATCAATGCCAAGCAGCAACAAAGTTTACCCGTTTTGGCCTTGCAAGAGAAGGAGCTCTCAATCCACACGCTTACAGTGCAGTAAGATGTTTGTACCTG GATTCGGAGAAGCTTCACCAGAACAAAAGGCTGCTAATAACCTCCACAATTTCTTTAACTACACTGCAGTTAAAATTGTTGCTGCTCAACTTGAG AGCTACAACCCTGAAGCATACGAAGAGCTAATGGAATTTTTGAGTAGACACTCATTGAATGATGGGGACAAATTCTGTGCTAGTATGATGAGAGAATCATCAAGACATAAGAACTTAG CCCTACGCATAATGGAA GTGCGATCCGCATACTGCAAAAATGATTTTGAATGGGACAACTTGAAGCGCTTAGCTGTTAAG ATGGTTGATGACTCTAACACGAGGCTCATGATGGATTATGTGGTAGAAACCACTCCCGTTGAAACTGAGAAGTGA